GCCGGTGGCGGTGACGGCCCACCAGATGGCCAGTAACGCGATGAGCGTCAACAGGCTGATCCAGCGCGTACTCAGGCTGCGGCGCACCGGGATCAGCACCGGCTTGACGGCGGTGGCGGGGAGTTCGTAACTGCTCATGCGGACACCTGCCGTTGCGAGAACACTTTGCCCAGCACGTGTTCACGGGTTTCGATAAAGCGTGGATCGGACTTGATTGCCCGCGCCGATTCGCCAGCGGCGTAGCGTTGGCCGAAATCCAGCTGCAGACGCTCGACGATCTGTCCGGGGTTGGGCGCCAGCAGGATCAAGTCGGTGGCGAGAAATACCGCCTCTTCGATGTCATGGGTAATCAGGAACACCGGCTTGGCTGTGCGCCGCCACACTTGCAGCAGCAGCTCCTGCATCTGTTCGCGGGTGAAGGCATCGAGGGCGCCGAAGGGCTCGTCCATCAGCAATACGCGAGGGTCGGCGGCCAAGGCGCGGGCCAGGCCGACGCGCTGTTTCTGGCCGCCCGACAGCTGCCAGATACGGCGGCTGTCGAAACCCGCCAGGTCCACCAGCGCGAGCATTTCCCGGGCCCGCACCTCGCGTTGCGCCTTGGGTACGCCGGCCAGTTCGAGGCCGAACCCGACATTGGCCAACACGTCCTGCCAGGGCAGTAACGCGTCGTCCTGGAACACCACGCCGCGCTCGGCGCTCGGGCCTTTGACCGGCACACCATCAAGGGTAATGCGCCCGGCAGAGGGTTCGACAAAACCGGCAATCAGGTTCAACAGCGAGGTCTTGCCACTGCCGGAAGGGCCGAGGGCCACCAGCAATTGCTGGGGCCCGAGGTCGAGTGAAATATCCGCCAGTACCGGTTCCGGGGCGCCTGGGTACTGTGCGCTGATGCGCTCCAGTTGTAGCAAGGCCATCGCGATGAACTCCTGAATCAGTGGGTGATGAACTTGGCGCTGACGTAAGGGGCGTAGTCCGGCAGCACGGCGTCGACCTTGCCTTGTTCCTTGAGGAACGCCGCGGTGTCGGTGACGGCCTGGGTGGTCGGTGCGCCCAGCAGGGTCACTTGGTCAGCGGCCAGCGGGTAGACGTTGCCTTGCAGCAGCAGAGGGATATCGCTGGCCTTGGCGCCGGAGAGCTTCACCAGTTTGTCGACGTTGCCTTTGTCGGCGAGCCAGGCTTGTGGGTCTTTGCGGTAGGCGGCGTAGGCATCCAGGGTGACTTTGGCGAAGGCCGTGACGATTTCCGGGTGCTTCTCGGCAAAATCCTTACGCACGATCCACGCATCGAAGGTCGGCGCGCCGAACTTGGCCAGTTCGCCGGAGGTGATCAGCACCTTGCCGTTTTCCTTGGCCACGCCCAGGGCTGGGTCCCATACGTAGGTGGCGTCGATGTCACCGCGCTTCCAGGCGGCGATGATCGCTGGTGGCGCGAGGTTGAGGATGGTCACTTTCGAGGGGTCGATGTTCCAGTGCTTCAACGCGGCCAGCAGGCTGTAGTGGCCGGTGGAAACGAAGGGCACCGCGATCTTCTTGCCGATCAGGTCCTGGGGGCTGTTGACCCCCGAACCATTACGCGCCACCAGGGCTTCGGCGCCGCCGATCTGGGTGGCCACGAGGAAAGTTTCCACGGGCACTTTGCGGGTAATGGCGGCGGTCAGCGGGCTCGAACCGAGGTAGCCGATCTGTACGTCGCCGGAAGCGATGGCGGCGATGATGTCGGCGCCATTGTCGAATTTGCGCCAATCGATTTTGGCGTTAGTGGCTTTTTCGTACGCGCCGTCGGCCTGGGCGACTTTGGCCGGGTCCACGGTGGTCTGGTAAGCGATGGTCACATCCGCCGCCTGGGCAAACAGGCTGGCACCGGCCAGTGACAATGCGGCCAAGAGGCGCAGAGGGGTAAGCAGTTTCAAGGGGAAGCTCCTCAATCAGGCGGCCGAGGGTCGGCGTGTGAGGAGACTAAATGATCTAAGAATCCGAAAATAAATAACATTTTCGAATTAGCTTATGTGGAGAAAAACTGCAGCGGGTGTTC
The genomic region above belongs to Pseudomonas sp. S35 and contains:
- the tauB gene encoding taurine ABC transporter ATP-binding subunit, which translates into the protein MALLQLERISAQYPGAPEPVLADISLDLGPQQLLVALGPSGSGKTSLLNLIAGFVEPSAGRITLDGVPVKGPSAERGVVFQDDALLPWQDVLANVGFGLELAGVPKAQREVRAREMLALVDLAGFDSRRIWQLSGGQKQRVGLARALAADPRVLLMDEPFGALDAFTREQMQELLLQVWRRTAKPVFLITHDIEEAVFLATDLILLAPNPGQIVERLQLDFGQRYAAGESARAIKSDPRFIETREHVLGKVFSQRQVSA
- the tauA gene encoding taurine ABC transporter substrate-binding protein yields the protein MKLLTPLRLLAALSLAGASLFAQAADVTIAYQTTVDPAKVAQADGAYEKATNAKIDWRKFDNGADIIAAIASGDVQIGYLGSSPLTAAITRKVPVETFLVATQIGGAEALVARNGSGVNSPQDLIGKKIAVPFVSTGHYSLLAALKHWNIDPSKVTILNLAPPAIIAAWKRGDIDATYVWDPALGVAKENGKVLITSGELAKFGAPTFDAWIVRKDFAEKHPEIVTAFAKVTLDAYAAYRKDPQAWLADKGNVDKLVKLSGAKASDIPLLLQGNVYPLAADQVTLLGAPTTQAVTDTAAFLKEQGKVDAVLPDYAPYVSAKFITH